The Ogataea parapolymorpha DL-1 chromosome III, whole genome shotgun sequence nucleotide sequence GCCCGGTTTGCCCGCACTGAGCGATTCCAGCTGCTGTAGCGGGGTTCCAGGTGCAAAATGGTCGCGCGGCAGGTACTGCGCGTCGTACTTGCCCGCCAGTTTCGCCATAAGCTGGTCCTGCTTGCTGCTTGGCAGCACCGCCTTGGAGTCATAGACGACCGGCACCGGCTCGACGGTGTGGCCGTTGCCTAGAAACCAGTCTACGGCGTTCCACGTCTCCTGGCGCGGGCCGTTGTCCACGCCGCCGGCGTCCGGCTCGTCTTGTGCGCCCGGCAAAGACTCGCTCCCAGGCACAGGCTCAGGAATACGCAACACAAGCGTTCGTGTATTGACCGCTTTCGCAGCAGTTGACTGACGTCTGCCTGTCCAGCGAAATACACTTTTGCGCCCGGCGTTCCTCACTAAAAAGTACATTGCTCTATATTCCTGAGGTCTCCCTCATGCGTATTTATAATTTTCGGGCATGCgacgatgaaaaatattacAGGTCGATCGTCTGTGTCAGAAACGTTTCGTCCAGACACTGCTCATCGtctcttctttttcggcGCCGAGGCGTGACCTGTGGCGTTGATGTGCTGGAACAACTTGTTGCGGCTTGGGAACGTTTCCTTGCACACGCTGCACTTCTCGCCAGAcggtgtttctggctgcGAAACAGGCTTTGAGGACTTGGTGCgcgtcttcttcttcttgccttTTTTGCGGGTCGACCAGTCGTCATCGCTCTCCTCGCCGTTCAGGATCCGCTCCAGCTCGACCAATcgctcgtcctcgtccagcacgtcgtccACTTCCGGAGACACAGAACCTTGATGCGTAACGGCAGGTACAGGCCCCGTCTGCGAATCTGGAGACGGATCCTCTATGAGCTCGGGCTGAGACTCTGCAGGCTCAGCCGTAActtcaaattcttcaagctcAGCCTCCGTAGGCCGAGACTCGGGCTCTTCAACCCCAAAATCCTCCACGGCGCTCTCGTACTCATCCTCGCTGCGCACATAGCTCTCCTCATCAATCCCCAATTCGATACCCTCTTTGCGCATCTGCCATTGAAGCCGTTTCAACAACTTGATATGCTTCTTACTCTTCTCgtgctccaaaaattgcttCTCATGTCTGAAACGCTTATCGCAGATAATACACTCATAcaactcctcgtcctcgctttcGTCCTGCTCTTCCATATAcatcttgtccagctgctgttcaatCTCTGCAAGGTCGTCTGGGTCCAGCAtctgccagctctgctcGCTGAATTCTATCTTGTCCCGCTGCcgctgctctttttctctcttcACCTGCTGCTTCACCTCGTCCTGCTGCCTTCTGATCCGCTCCTGCTCGTACTGGCGCTGCGCGGTCGCGTTCACGCGTGGATCGCGTTTCTTTAGGAACGAGATCAACCGGCGCACGGCCTCGTTGTACTCTTTGCGCGCAGAGTCtctgatttttttattctccttctccatcAGCCGTCGAGTACGTCTATCCGGCGCGCTCGAGTACCGGTACTCATCCAGCCAATTGAAACTCTTCACGGACGCGAAATTGCCCCACACCTTGTAGAAAATCCGCACGACTTCGCCGTAGTCAGAGCGAGACTTGCCAAACCTAGGGTAGAGCAGCTCCTTCGCGTCGCACGCATTGGCAAACGGCGTGTCGTCCTTGTAGCTCTCGAAACCGGGAagcttctgtttcttgccTGCAGAAACCTCCTCGCTCGCAATTCGATCTAAAATTACCCCAGCCACAGAATAAAACCCGCTGATCGAGTCGTCCATCTGGGTGTACAGATCTGGATTCAGATATTGAGTAATGTCGTCCACAGACAGGCCGGCGTAATAGACCTCGGCAGAATTATCGTCGTCAAGTTCCCTATCGCCGTCTTCCATCAAAATCTGAAACTTGTGGGAATCGTACCAAGCCCTTTCCTGGGGATCGCTAAGGGTATCGTATGCTACCTTGACCTCATTGAACTTGCGACTTGCGCCCTCGACATCGTCTGGGTTCTTGTCCGGATGAAGCTGAAGCGCCTTCTTCCGGTAAGCCTTCTTGATTTCCAGATCAGACGCCTCCACGTTCACCCCTAGCAGCTCATAGTAGTCGGTCTTCATTTGACAAAGGCATTTTTCAATTTAAatttaaataattttttggCACCGTGGTGCACAGGTGGGTTGGAAGCCCTGACTCTCTAGATCGTAAATTTGGACACATAGTCAAATTAAATTaacaaaaacaaatagTCCTCATGGTGGTCCTAGCAGCTTCGATCTGTACAAGAGGCGGAAAAGCCATTATATCCAGACAATTCAGAGATCTGTCGAAGGATAGAGTCACCTCGTTGCTGGCTGCTTTTCCGACGCTGCTGCCGGACACGACAAAAACCCAGCACACCACGGTCCAAGGTGAAAATGTCAGATACGTTTACCAGCCATTGGAGGAATTCTACGTGGTGTTGATCACCAACAAGCACTCAAATATCCTGCAAGACATCGATACGTTGCATTTGTTCACACAAACAATTACGTCGATCCTCAGAACGGTCGACGAGAGAGAAATCTTCGACAATTGTTTCGAGATCCTCAACGCgttcgacgagatcatcaacTTGGGCTACAAGGAGAACTTGTCACTGTCCCAGATCATCACGTTCCTGGAAATGGAGTCCCACGAAGAAAAGATACAGGAGATCATCGAGCGGAAtaaggagctggaggccgcCGAggagagaaagagaaaggccaaggaaATACAGAGAAGAgagatgatgaagaaaaacatgGAGTCGTACGAGTTCCAGCAGTCCCAGAACTTTGTCCAGCCGTCGTACCAGCCTCCATCACAGCCCGAACACCAATTCACACAGCCATCGTACACGGCGCCGGAGAAACAGTTTAGCAAGGCTCCTCCAAGAAAGGGCGGCTTGCAGCTGGGCaagaagacgacgagtctgGGTGGTGAGGCTCAGCCTCTTCTCATTTCGACTCCTACTCCGCAGCAGTCTACCCAATCGACACCAGCCTACGAGCCTCCTGCCAAGGAGCGGATCCCAAACAATGGCATTCTGATTCTTGTCAACGAGAAGTTCACTGGCCAGATCACGAGAGAGGGCTCCATCTCGACTGCGGAGGTGCAAGGAGACTTGCAACTTAGAATAAACGATCCGTCGCTAGCATACGCACTTGTGAATCTCAAACTTGGTTCTACGCAAGAGCGCAACACTCAATATAAAACCCATCCGAAGGTGGACAAAAACCTGTTCAATTCTGAATCTGTCATTGGCATGAAGGACCAGTCAAAGCCGTTTGCCTCGAACGACCAGCCATTGGGTGTGCTCAGATGGAGGTCTGTGTCGAAGACGTCCGAGTCTGGCGAGTCCAATACTTTGTTGCCATTGGTGTTGACCACCTGGGTGAGCAACAACGAGGATGGGACTGTGAGCCTCACGTTTGAGTACGAGGCGCACCCAGAAAAGAAGCTTGACGAGGCCAGTTTGTTGATACCGACTGGCGATGCCACCATTGAGTCGAGCGACCACAATAACGTGGCGTTGCAGTACATTGAGGAAGGTCTGCTGGTGAAACTGTCGGACTTAGTGGAACATCCGTCGGGCTCGTTTGAAATTCTGTGTCGCGGAATCGATGACGAAGAAGCCTTATTCCCGATGGAGGTcgttttttctgtttcccAGCAGGTGGAAGCCGGCGAGCAGGTTGGCGACGTTACTGTTGTTTCTGTGGTGAATGCCGAATCGAAGGAAGATCTGCCGTTCGATGTGCACTACAATGCTTCGAATGAAGGCTACTACATAATTTAGAAAATGCGATGAAAGGCATGGACAGTAATATTATATCTTTGAATATTTCGTTCGATTCCGGGATCGGACACCGGGCGAATTTGGAATATCCCCGGGTCGagaaattaaattaaatataaTTTGAGTGCTTCTTACAGGCTGTAACAAGAGTAATTGTTGTTGCCAAAAGAAAAACATGCTAAGTGCGAGATTGAGTGCTAAGAGAATCGGATCAAGAGCTTTTTCGGCCACCACCAGAGCCATGAGAACGGAGAAGGATGCCTTTGGAGACATCGAGGTCGCCGACAACAAGTACTGGGGAGCCCAGACCCAGAGATCGTTGCAGAACTTCAAGATTGGCGGGGCCAGAGAGAGAATGCCGGAGCCGATCGTGCACGCCTTTGGTGTCTTGAAGAAGGCCGCTGCCACTGTCAATGCGGAACTCGGTATTCTGGACCCGAAGCTCGCTGATGCCATCAAGCAGGCGGCAACCGAGGTCGCTGAAGGGAAACTCGTTGACCACTTCCCATTGGTGGTTTTCCAGACCGGTTCAGGAACTCAATCCAACATGAATGCCAACGAGGTGATCAGCAACAGGGCTATTGAGATTTTGGACGGAACTTTGGGCTCCAAGAAACCTGTGCATCCTAACGATCACGTCAATATGTCGCAGTCTTCCAACGACACCTTCCCAACTGTGATGCACATTGCTGCCGTCACAGAGATCACCAACCACCTGCTGCCAGAATTGAGAGCTCTGAGAGACTCTCTTGAcaagaaggccaaggagT carries:
- a CDS encoding J protein JJJ1; translation: MKTDYYELLGVNVEASDLEIKKAYRKKALQLHPDKNPDDVEGASRKFNEVKVAYDTLSDPQERAWYDSHKFQILMEDGDRELDDDNSAEVYYAGLSVDDITQYLNPDLYTQMDDSISGFYSVAGVILDRIASEEVSAGKKQKLPGFESYKDDTPFANACDAKELLYPRFGKSRSDYGEVVRIFYKVWGNFASVKSFNWLDEYRYSSAPDRRTRRLMEKENKKIRDSARKEYNEAVRRLISFLKKRDPRVNATAQRQYEQERIRRQQDEVKQQVKREKEQRQRDKIEFSEQSWQMLDPDDLAEIEQQLDKMYMEEQDESEDEELYECIICDKRFRHEKQFLEHEKSKKHIKLLKRLQWQMRKEGIELGIDEESYVRSEDEYESAVEDFGVEEPESRPTEAELEEFEVTAEPAESQPELIEDPSPDSQTGPVPAVTHQGSVSPEVDDVLDEDERLVELERILNGEESDDDWSTRKKGKKKKTRTKSSKPVSQPETPSGEKCSVCKETFPSRNKLFQHINATGHASAPKKKRR
- a CDS encoding Clathrin adaptor complex small chain — encoded protein: MVVLAASICTRGGKAIISRQFRDLSKDRVTSLLAAFPTLLPDTTKTQHTTVQGENVRYVYQPLEEFYVVLITNKHSNILQDIDTLHLFTQTITSILRTVDEREIFDNCFEILNAFDEIINLGYKENLSLSQIITFLEMESHEEKIQEIIERNKELEAAEERKRKAKEIQRREMMKKNMESYEFQQSQNFVQPSYQPPSQPEHQFTQPSYTAPEKQFSKAPPRKGGLQLGKKTTSLGGEAQPLLISTPTPQQSTQSTPAYEPPAKERIPNNGILILVNEKFTGQITREGSISTAEVQGDLQLRINDPSLAYALVNLKLGSTQERNTQYKTHPKVDKNLFNSESVIGMKDQSKPFASNDQPLGVLRWRSVSKTSESGESNTLLPLVLTTWVSNNEDGTVSLTFEYEAHPEKKLDEASLLIPTGDATIESSDHNNVALQYIEEGLLVKLSDLVEHPSGSFEILCRGIDDEEALFPMEVVFSVSQQVEAGEQVGDVTVVSVVNAESKEDLPFDVHYNASNEGYYII